Genomic DNA from Candidatus Omnitrophota bacterium:
CTGCCGGAGGCCCATTTCCCGCCGATGGCCTTGATGAGCTGGACGGCGGCGATGAGTTCTTCGGAGCGGATCTGGATGGCGTCGCGCTCCGCCTGCAGACGGGAGCGTTCGGAATCGATGACCTCGAGGAACGTGACCAGGCCCTCCTTGTAGCGGTGCAGCGAGATCTCCGCCGCCTGGCGCGCGGCGCCCAGGAGACTCTGCTGGGCGACGGACTGCTCCTTGCGCAGGCGGATGTCGGAGAGCGCGTTCTCCACCTCGCTGAACGCCGTCAGGACGCGCTGGCGGTAATCGGCCAGGGTCTTGCGGTACTCGGCCTCTTCGGCGCGCAGTTCCGCGGTGAGCCGGCCGCCGTTGAAAAGAGGGATATTGACCGACGGGCCCAGCGACCACTCTCGGCTTTCCCATTTCCAGAGGTCCTCCGCTTCGGCGCTGGCAAAGCCGCCGTTGCCGGTGAGCTTCACCGACGGAAAAAACGAGGCCTTGGCCATGCCCACCCGCTCGTTGGCCGCGGCCATGAGCCGCTCGGCCTCGATGATGTCGGGCCGGTTCTTCAAAACGTCCGACGGGATCCCGGCCGGGATGTCCGGTACCGAAATCTTGAGCGGCGCGTGGGGCGTGGTGAAACTGCTGGCCGGCTGTCCGCACAGGGCCGCCAGCGCGTTGACCAGGTTCTCCCGCCGCCGGCGGGCGTCCACCAGGTCGGCCTGGGCCTGGGCCAGCTGGGTCTGCGCCTGGAAAAATGTCAATTCGCTGTTGATCCCCTGCTGAAAACGCAGGTTCAACATGTCCACGGCCTTTTGCCGGAGATTCACGGCCCCGGCCAGGGCGTCGATCTCCGCGTCCACCGCGCCGATGGAAAAATGCGTCTTCGCCACGTCCGCGGTCAGGGTCAAAAGCACGGTCCGGAAAGCCGCGGCCTCTGCCTCGGCCTCGGCCACGCCGGCTTCGAAAGCGCGGCGGACCTTGCCCCAGATGTCGACCTCATAACTGAAATCCAGCGGGGCCTTGAACGTGTTGCTGGTCCGGCTTTTCGTCAGCCCCACCGTCGAAGAGTTTTTGGAAGACCGCGAACGCTCGGCCGACGGGTTGGCCTCGATCTCCGGCCACAGGTCTGCTCCGTCGACGCGGGCCAGGGCGCGGGCCTTCTCCACCCGGGCGACGGCCGCGGACAGGTCCTGGTTCTGCGACACAGCCAATTCCTCCAGCCAGCTCAACTCTTTATCGCGAAAGATCTGCCACCATTTTTCCCTGAGCTCCACTCCGGCGGAAGGACCGGCCTGGTTTTTCCAGGCCTGCGCGGTTGTGACATCGGGCTTGCGGTACTGCGGGCCCAGGGCGCACCCGCTCAGAAAGGTCCCGGCCAACAAAATCAAGGCGGCATGTCCCGCGGCTTTGGGAGGAAGAATTTTCACCGGAATCCGGCGGTGGACAAAATTGTTAAAAAACACGTAAACCACCGGAATCAGGAACAGTGTCAAAAATGTGCTGGTGACCATGCCGGAGACCGCGGCCACCCCCAGGGGACGGCGGGCCTCGCCGCTGGCCCCGAACCCGATGGCGATGGGCAGGATACCGACGATCGTGGCGGCCGCCGTCATCAGGATGGGACGCAGGCGGATCAGCCCGGCCTGGTGCATGGCCTCTTTGGCCGGCTTTCCCTTGGCCAGCTGCTGATTGGCAAAATCCACGAGCAGGATCCCGTTCTTGGTGACGAGCCCGAATAACAGGATCATGCCGATCTGGCTGTAAAGATTGACGCTCATGCCCTGGATCACCCCGAACCAGCCGGCATTGCTGATCAGGCCCAGGAGCCACAAGCCGCCGGTCGCGCCGAACGCCGCCAGCGGAATGGTGAACATGACGGTGAGCGGATGGATCAAACTCTCGAACTGCGCGGCCAGGACCATGTAGATCACGATCGCGGCGAGGACCATGACGAAATCGAACTGCCCGCGGGATTCGATCAGGTCCCGCGCTTCCCCGGTCCACTCATAGCGGAACCCGTCGGGAAGGTCCTCCTTCAGGATGGCCCGCGCCTTTTCCATGGCATTGCCCAGGGGGATGCCGGCCGGAGATCCCTCGATGTTCGCGGAACGCCAGCGGTTGTAATGGTTGATCGCGCTGGGGCCGGCACCAGTCTCATAATTGATGACGTTGTTGAGCTGTATCAGGTCTCCCCGGATACTGCGGACATATACTTTTTCCAGGTCCGTGGGCGTGAGCCGCGACGCGCGCCCGAGCTGAACAATGACGTCGTATTCCTTGCCCTTGATGTTCACCTTGGTCAGGTCCGAGCCGCCGAATAGGATCTGCATCGTCCGGGAAATGTCCTCGACGTTCACGCCGACCGCGGCCGCGCGGTCGCGGTCGATGCTGACCCGCAGTTCCGGCTTGTTCATCTCGAAGGTCGTGCGCACGTTCATCAGGAAGCCCGCGCTGCGCAGCTTGTTGGTCAGTGCTTCCGCGTAATTGCTCAGGGCGGTCAGGTCCTGGCTCTGCACAACCAGTTGGAAGGGCTGGGAAAAACTGCCGCCGATGGACTTGGGGACGATCGGGATCACAAACGCGCCTTCGACCTCGTTGAAAAACCTTGCCGCCAGCCCGGTGGGGCCGCCGACAATGTCCCGCAGGTGGCGCTTGCGGTGGTCCTTGAGCCGGATGAACGCGAACCCCTGGGAGCTCTTCCCCGGGCCGCCGCGGGCCAGCGCCACCGCCGAGAAATACCCTTCGACCTCGGGGACCTCGGCGACGATCGACTCGAGCTTGCGCACCATCCGGTCGGTGTATTCGCTGGTGGCCCCTTCCGGGGCCAGGGCGATACAGAGCAGCCGGCCCTTGTCCTCGTCCGGCATGAATTCCTTGGGCAGCTGGGTGAGAAAAAACGCCGTCAGGCCGAAGGTCACGAGCGACGCGGCCACGATGGGGGCCGGATGGTCCAGGGTCCACTGAAGGGCGCGGCCGTAACGCGCGGTGGTGTTCTCCAGGAACCGTTCGAACATCCCCAGCAGACTGCCCTTGGGCGCGTGCCCGATCGGTTTCAGAATGCGGGAACAGATCATGGGGCTCAGCGTCAGGGCCACGAACGAGGAGACCATGACCGACATGGAGATCGCGATGGCGAACTCGATGAACAACCGGCCGGTCACGCTGGTCTGGAACGCCATCGGCAGGAACACCGACACCAGGGCCACGGTGGTCGCGATGACCGCGAAGCCGATCTCCCTCATCCCCTGCACCGCGGCGTCCATCGGTTTCATCCCCTCTTCGATGTGCCGGTAGATGTTCTCCAGGACGATGATGGAATCGTCGACGACCAGCCCGATCGCCAGAACGAACGCCAGCATGCTCACGATGTTGATGGAGAATCCCAGCGCGTAGAGAACGCCGAACGTGGAAATGACGGACACCGGGACCGTGAGCGTGGGGACCAGAGTGGAGCGGGAATCGTGCAAAAAAATGTAGATGGCGAGGACCACCAGTCCGAAAGCGATGAACAGCGTGCGCCAGACGTCCTCGATGGCGTGTTCGACGTAAACTGACTCGTCGTAAGGAAAGGCGATCTCGATGCCCTTGGGCAAGAGGTTCCGCAGGCGTTCGATCTCTTCCTTGACCGCCTTGGTGACCTCGATGGTGTTGGCCTTGGACTGCCGGACGATCCCCAGCCCGACGGCCGGTTTGGAATTGAAGCGCGCCGACGACTGCTCGTCCTCGACCCCGACCACCGCCATGCCGATGTCGGACAACCGGGTGAACGTAGAGCCGTCCTGCTTGATGACGAGGCTGTTGTATTCCTCGGGCGTCTTGAGCTCGCCGCGGGTCTCAATGGTCATGGACCGTTCCCGGTTTTCCACGACGCCGCTGGGCAGTTCGACGCTCTGCGTGCGCAGGGCCCGTTCCACGTCCAGCACCGTCACCCCGCGGGCCGCCATTTTCTGCGCGTCCAGCCAGATGCGGATGGCGAAACGCTTGGCCCCGCCGATGATGATCGAGCTGACGCCGGAGATCGTCTGCAGGCGATCCTTGATATTGTTCTCGGCGATCGTGGTCAGCTCCAGGGTGGAATAACGGTCGCTGAACAGCGCGACCCACATGACCGGCTGGGCGTTGGCGTCCTGCTTGGCCACGATCGGCTCGTCGATGTCCTCCGGGAGGCGGCCCCGGACGCGGGACACGCGGTCGCGCACGTCCTGGGCGGACACGTCGATATCGCGGGACAAATTGAATTCAATGGTGATCGTGCTGACCTGCTGGCGGGTTTCGCTGGTGAGCGTCCGGATCCCCTCGATGGCGGTCAGGGACTCCTCGAGGATCTCCGTGACCTGGGCCTCCACGACCGCGGCGCTCGCCCCGGGGTAGACCGTCATGACGTTGACGATCGGCGGGTCCACGTCCGGCAGCTCGCGCACAGGCAGGCGGGTCAGGCCGATGACGCCGAACAGGATGAGCCCAAGGCTCATCATCGTGGCCAGAACCGGACGCTGGATGCTGATTTCGGATAGTTTCATTACCTTAGCCCATGTTGACCTGTCGCAAAGGTTGTCCTCTCCCTCTCGACAGGCTGGCTCAAAATAAACGCCATTCCAGAGAAATGCAGTTTCCTCTGAACATCAGAAAAACTGCATGACATTAACTCACGCGTATTCACCGCAAAGGCCAGGAGCTTCCCCTCAACGGGTTGGACCAACCAACGGCTATTCCAGAAAAATGCAGCTTCCTCTAAAATTTCAGAGAAGCTGCATCGCAAAAATATCTTCAAGAAGCCGGGGCGGGTTCTCCCTGCCCTGGCGCTTCTTCCTTGATCTTCACCGGCGATCCGGGGCCGACCTTCTGGTGGCCCTCCACGATCACGTTCTCGCCCGCGGACAGGCCCTCGAGGATCTCCGCTTTTCCGGCGAGCCGTACGCCCACCTTCACCGGCTTCATCTGGGCCTTGCCCTCGGCATCGACGATGAACGTGAAGACTTCCTCCCCCCTGGGGATCAGGGCGGATTCCGGCACCACCAGCGCCCGGGGACGGATGCTGACGATCAGGTCCAGGTTCGCGAACATCCCCCGGCGGAGCTGGCCTTCGGGATTGGGGACCCTGGCCTTCACCAGGGCCGTCCGGGTCGTCTCCTCCACCTGCGGATCAATGAAATAGACCGCGCCGCTGAACCGATCTTCGGGATAGGCGGCCACGGACACCTGGATCTTCTGCCCGTCTTTGAGCTGGCCCAAAAAACGCTCCGGCACGCGGAATTCCGCTTTCATCGGGTCCTGGCTGATCAAATAGGTGAGCGTCGAGCCCTGGTTGACGAACTGGCCCAAGCTGACCTTGCGCTCGCCCATCACGCCGTCGAAAGACGCGGTGATCACCGTTTCCTTGAGCTGCGCCTTGATCAGATTCGCCTCGGCCTGCTTCGCTTCCAGGTCGGATTTGGCCTGGTCATATTCCTGCTGGGACACCGCCCCGGACTTAATTAGGGAAGACAGCCGCTCAAAGGTGGTCCCGGCCAGCCCCAGGTTGGCTTCGGCCTGGGACAGAGAGGCGTTGAGCTTGGCGGCGTCGATCATAAAAAGCATCTGTCCCTGTTGGACCGCCTGCCCCTCCTCAAACCCGATCTGCTCGATGACGCCCGGCACCTGGTTCTTGATCTCCACCGCCTCATCCGCGGCCAGGGTCCCGACCAGGGAGATCTTGTCCTCGATCTTTTCCTGTTTGACCGGCTCGGCGATGACGCTGACGGCAAATCCGCCGCCGTGCCCGCCCTTGTCCGCCTCGCCGCATCCGGCCAGGGCCAGCGCCGCCAGGCCGATCAGAAGAGAGTTCCGAAACATCACCACACCTCGCGATCATCGGTTGTATCAACAACCATTTTGTTTTTAAGGGAATTAATCTTTGACGTTCTCATAGATCCGGCAAAGGATTTTCTTGCACTGCCCGATCTCCCGGGGGCTGATCTTTTTCTGCGCCTCATTGAGGGTTTGCCGGACAACGGCGGCCAGCCGTTCCTGCAGGTCCCGGCCTTTCCGGGTCAGATAGATCAGTTTCTGGCGCCTGTCATCCTTGCTCGGGATGCGGACCACAAGATTGTGCCGCTCCATATTGTCGATGAGGCGCGTCACGCTGGCCTTGCCCTTGCACGTGGTGCCGGCCAGGTCCTGCTGGCTCTGCCCGTTCCGGGACCAGAGGTTGGTCAGGACCGACCATTGCTCGCAGGTGACGTCGTGCCCGGCGTCGGCGAAATTGCGGTTCAGCCGCGTGCCGAGGGCCCGCGCCGCCCGCGCCATGACATAGCCCAGGGATTCTTCCAGATTGTAAGGAGAAGGGGACATACGCGATATGGTTGCATATGCAACCTTCACAAGTATAGCCAAAAGCGCGGATTTGTCAAACGGGTTTTTGAGGAGGCGCGGCCGGCGACGGATCAGGGCGCGACGATCAGGCTGATGAGGCGGGGATAGACCTTTTCGGTCTTCTGGTAGGGCTGTTCGGGGTCGATCAGGTCGTGGTAGACCCCGTAGCTTTTGTCAAAGGTGAACAGCGTCAGATTGACGTTCGAATGTTTCTGCCACTGCCGGACAACGGCCTTGATGTTCGCCTGGTTCACAGCTTCGTCCAGGGCGTTGGTGATCACGACGATGGACCGGGTGCCCGGGGCGGAACCCTTTGCCTGCTTCAGGACGCACCATCCGAGCCGCATGATCTGGCCCAGCCCCCGCGTGGAAAAACGGCAATACGTGGACTGGGGGCCCTTGAACGCCATTTTTTCGTTCTTGTCCCACCAGAGAAACATGTTCGGCAGGGTCGCGGCGAGGTTGACCGAGGGCTTCCAGAAAATGAACGGTATCTCCTTCCAGCCCCAGAAGGGCGAGATGATCACCGCCTTGTCGACATCGAGCCGGTTCTGCGCCACCCAGCTTGTCATGTTCGCGCCCAGGGACAGCCCGACCACCGTGACATGCTCGCCGAGCCCCCGGGCGATGTCCACGGATTCGTCGCACAGCTTGACCATTTCCTCGGCGGTGAGGTTGGCGTGGTCTCCCGTCATCCTGTCCTTCAGGCCGTGGTGCGGGATACGGGGGATGAAAACATTATATCCCTTCTGAAAGAAGATCTTCCCGAGATCGGCGAACTGGCGGGGGCTGTTGGTGCTGCCGTGAAAAAACACGATGGCATTCGGCGTCTTTTTGCCGTGGCTCAGCAGGATCAGGTGCCCGTTGTCGGCGATGTCCGCCCCATCCTGGGCGTACATGGCCTTGACCCGCTCGACGCTTTCCTCGTAAGTCATGAACCAGGACGGGCTGGAGACAAGCGTTTCGGTCGGGATGGGCTTGACGCAAAGCCAGGCGATCCCCGCGATCGTCCCGAAAAAAAACAGGAGAAAGAGAACGGACACAATATTGAGTTTCTTTTTCATGAGAGTACCTTAGTTTTTATTGTACCCCCAACGCCCCTTTCCTCAACGGATTTATTGAGAAAAAACATTCCAGTTCACGCCCGGGACACCCCCTGTTATAATGAAACCCTGTCACTATTTTTCCCGGTCCCTCACGCAGAAACGTTCCCAAAGGCAGAACGGCAATGATCCGCAATCCGCATACCGCCAAGAGCATTCTCCTTATCCAGAGCAAGGTCGGGCGCATGGATTACGCGGGGCTGCGCCTGCCCGACGCCCTGCTGTCCATCGCGGCGCTTCCCCTGCAGAACGGCTATTCCGTCCGGCTCATCGACCAGCGCGTGGAAAAGGACTGGAAAGCGGCTGTCCGGGAGCACATCAACGCGACGGACGTCCTCTGCGCCGGGATCACCTGCATGACGGGCCCGCAGATCCGCTACGCCCTGGAGATCAACCGGTTCATCAAATCCCTGCGCCGGGACCTGCCGGTGGTCTGGGGCGGCGTGCATCCGAGCCTGTTCCCGGAACAGACCCTGCAAAACGAAAATATCGATTACGTGATCAAGGGCGAAGGAGAACGGACGTTCTTTGAATTCGTGGAGCGCCTGCGCAGTGAGGAAGGCATGGCCGGACTGCCGGGGCTCTATTACAAAGAGAACGGCGCCGTCGTCAAGAATCCTCCCCGCGGATACATCGAGGACCTCGATCAATTGCCGAACCTGCCCTACGAACTGGTGGACATCGAAAAATACCGGGCGTCGGGATTGTTCAAGGGACCGTCGCTGACGTTCTTCACCAGCCGCGGCTGCCCCTTCCCCTGCGCCTTCTGCTACAACCGCGTGTTCAACGAGGGGCAATGGCGGGCCCTGTCGCCCCAAGGTGCTGTCGACCGGCTGGAATACATCGTCAAAACATTCGGCATCCGAAAGTTCTTCATCCAGGACGACAATTTCATCATCCATATCAAGCGTTTCTGGGAACTGATGGGCGAAATGATCCGGCGGGACCTGGGCATCGAATGGGCCTGCATGGGCGTGCGGGCCGACACGCTCCACCAGATCGGGGAAAAAGGGCTGGAGATGATGGTGCGGGCCGGGTGCCGGGACATCGACATCGGCATCGAGAGCGGCTCTCCCCGCATCCTGAAACTGATCAAGAAAGACATCGACCTGGGCCTGGTCACGGACGTGAACCGCATGATGGCCAAATTCCCCATCAAGTCCAAATGCACCTTCATGATCGGCTTTCCGGGAGAAACGGACGAGGAAGTGCGGCAGACGGTCAACTTCGCCGTCCGCATGGGGCGGGAGAACCCGAACGTGTTCACGCTGATCTTTGTGTATTGCCCGTATCCGGGGACGGAATTATTTCAAGCGGCCGTCGAGGCCGGGTTCAAGATCCCGGAACGGCTGGAGGACTGGGCCGATTTCACGCCGGACGAATGGTATCTGAACAGGCCGAACTGGCTGACCCCCCAGCAGCGCGAGCGCTACAACAACATCTGCTTCGCCTCACTGTTCTCCTGCAAATCCGGCATGAGCAAGATCTCAAGCCCCCTGCTGCGCTCGCTGTTCGCACTCTACCACCCCGTGGCCAAATTCCGCCTCAGGAACAACTTCTTCCGGTTCCCGCTGGAAACGTCCCTGCAGAAAAATTTCATGAGCGCCGGCCGCAAACAGCTCGACGACGCGGACGCCGTTTAAACGGACTGCCGGAATTTCCAAACCAAGAGCTGACAGAGCCCTTTGAGGGCGAACGCGATCAACGGCCCAATTCCGACGGAATCAAACCCGGATCCTCGCCGGATATGCGCGACCTCGACCTCCGCCATTCTCATCCCCCTCTTTTTGCAAAGGACCGCCAGCATCAGGTTCGGCGCCAGGGCGTTTCCGGGAACGGACAACAGCAATTCCTGCAGCGCGTCCCTGCGGATCAAACGGAACGGGCAATTGGCGTCCTCGATCCAGGCCCCGAACAGCGCGAAATTCACGGCCCTGATCACCCGCATCAAAAGCAGACGAAAAAAGGGATCCTGCCTACGCTTCCTCACGCCGAGAACAAAATCATGGCTGTCCTTCAGGGCATATAACTTCCAGAAATCCCGGGGATCAAAATGGCCGTCGCTGTCGACCTGAAAAACAAATTCCTTCCCGGCGGCGTCGAACCCCTGCCGCACCGCGGACCCGTGCCCCCGGTTTACGCCTGAGAGGATGATCCGCAGGCGCGGCAGTTCCGCGGCCAGCTTCTTGAGAAGGGCCGGCGTCCCGTCCGTGCTCCCGTCATCCACCACGACCAGCTCGGAGTCCGGGACCTTCTCAACGATCTCCCGATAAAAGGCCCGGATCTCCCTTTCGATCAGGGACTCTTCGTTATAACACGGTATGACCACAGACACCGGCATCTCAAACCCTTTCGGCGATCACAAGCATCTGTCCGGCATAAAACCGGACGTCGGCCTCTCCCCCTATCGCCCGGGGAAGACCGGAAGGCAGAAACCGGAAAAACGGGACCGCCCCTTTCAGTCGAGCCAGGGCATAATTCAACTTTAAAACTTTATCATGCCGCTGAACCCGGAGGACGCGAAACCCGCCTTTTTCCAGAAGGGCCTTCAGAGTAGGACGCGTGAAGTAATGCAGATGCATGGCCTCAATGAACCAGTAATGCCGCCGGAACAGCCGGCGGTATAAACTCCCGAAATCCGGCGTGGTGATGAGCAGCAGGCCTCCCGGCTTTAAAATCTCGCGCGCCTTGCGCAAAAAAATCCGGGGGAACGGGACATGCTCCAGAACGTCGAACATCGTCACGGCATCGTATTCCCCTGCGGGAAGAGGGACATCTTCAAAGCAACCCTGGGTCACGGACAAACCCTTGTCCCGGCACACCCCGGCCGCCCAGCCCGACGGCTCAACGCCTTCAGCCGAGATCTCCCGGCCCGGGCAGGACCGCAGGAATTCCAGAAGAATCCCTGTCATGCATCCGACGTCCAGGATCTTTTTCCGTCCGCCCCGCGCGCGCCCGCATTGTTCCAGCCGTTCGAACGCCGGCTGGAATTCCTTAAGCCGGCTCGCACGATCTTTCTCGTATTGTTCGTCCGTGACCTGCTCGTAAAATCTCCGGTGGTCCTGCATCTCCCCGGCGCGGGCAAGACCGCAGCCCAAGCATTTCACCACCGGCCCCTTCTTCAGGACGGATTTCGTAATTTTAAAATCCGCGGCGGTCAGCCCCTCCCCGGCGCCTTTGTATAAAATCCGGTATTCCCCGGAGCCGCACAGTTCGCAAGCCGTCCCCGTCATAACAGACTCTCCCCGCCGACCCCCAGGATCCGGTCCACGGCCTCTTTGCCCTGGATGATCGAATGATCGACGTTGCCGACCTCATATTTCCAGGCCCCGAAGCGTCCGCGGCTGAAGATGTCCAGTTTTTCCAGCGCCGGGAGGATTTGCTCCAAGGCGGCGTCACGCGTCAACGTGGGAATGGGGTAGGCGTGGCCGATGTCAAACAAAAACCGGGACACGATCAGCCGGACATCATCTTTCTCCAGCAATCCGGCGCGGACCAATCCCTGGATCGTCCGCTCGACCACGTCCTCCTTGTTCTCCCGCTTGTGCTCGGAATAGGAAACCTCGCACAACAGCGAATGGTGCTGTTCATCCGGGACATTGTTCGGAGAGTAATTGGCGAGATACGTAACGCGGTAAAACGGGCAGTCGCCGCCGGGAAAATACATCCAGCACTTTTTATCGGGACACGGCTTCCGGACCCCGATCCCCACGACCAGAACGCTGTTGTGCTTGAGCTCCCGGCTGGCTGTCAGCCACTCCTCTCGGACATCGTCCAGGGTCGCGACAAAATGGTCCAGCGGCGAGGTATTGATCAGCGCTTCATACGCCAGGACCCTGCCGCCCGACAGAAAAACTTTTTTCTCCCAGGGATCGACGCGGACCGCCTCCGCGTTGGTCAGGATTTTTTCCGGAAAAAGCTCCCCGATTTTGTTGAATATCTCCCTCACTCCGCCGGCCACAGGATAACGGAACCGGCCATTCGGCCCCCAGCCGGTTCTCCCCGGCCGCGGCTTCCCGCCCGCGGAAGCGGCGGCGTCCTGGGCGCTGCTGACCCTGTCGGTCAGCCAGGACGTGCTCATCTGATCCAGAGGATGCGCCCACACCTTGGCGTTGTAAGGAAACATAAAATGCCTGGCAATCCCGTTTCCCATGTGGGTCAGGATCCAATGTTCAAAATTATCGTTTTTTTTCTCCAAGGCCTCGGAGGCCTTAAGCCCGTCCAGGCATTCCCTGCGGATGGCCTCAGGCAAATGATCCAAATTTTTTTGGAACGGATACGGGACCCAGCACCCCTCGACCCGGACCCAGGCCTCGCGCCGGATGTCCCGAAAACCGTTTTTCAGGACTTTATTCATGAGCCGGTCGAAATACGGGAAGCGCGAAAAAATGACGTGCCCGCCCAGGTCCCAGGTGAACCCGTTCTGGTCCCGGAAACTCGCGCAGAGGCCACCCAGATACGGGCGGCGCTCCAGGACGGCAAAATCCGCGTGCCCGAGCTCATGCAGCCGGTAAGCCGCGCCCAGCCCCGTCGGGCCGGCGCCGATAATGACGATTTTCTTTTTCATAAAGGAACTCACACCTGCCCCCATTCTACCTTTAAAGGGGCTTTTACGAAAAATGATTTTCAGCAAAAACGCCTCCGGAGCGCCCCGGCCCCGCCGAGGCATCATCGCCAGAGATCCTGAAAATTCCTTGGATGGCCCCGGGGCCGGCGCGTATAATGGAGAAAACCGTCCCGAGCCGTTCCCTATGCCCGTCTTTAAAAAAACCGCCGTCTTTCCCGTCCTGCTGGCCGGTCTCTGCCTCTGGGGCGCGCTCATTTATTCCAACACCCTGCGGGCCCCGTTCGTGTTCGACGATTACGAATTCATCGTCAGGAACCCCTCGATCCGCGGCGCCGACGGCGTCGGGCACCTCTGGGAACAGCCGCTTTACCGCAAACGTTTTGTCGCGTTCGCTTCCTTCGCCATGAATTACCGCCTGCATGGGTATGATGTCACCGGGTACCACCTGGTCAACCTGGCCGCGCATGGATTGACCGCGCTGTCCGTTGTCTGGTTCCTGCTTTTATTGTTCCGAACGCCCCGGTTGCAAAGGGACCCCATTTTTGAAAATCGCCACGCCATTGCCTTGCTGGGCGGCTGGCTGTTTGTCTCACACCCTGTCCAGACAGAAACGGTCACTTATATCAGCCAGCGCTTCACCGGCCTGGCCGCCCTGCTGTATTTATTATCGGCGTGCTGCTACCTGAAAGGCCGGCTTTCCGCCCATCATCCCCCGGGAAGCCGGGGATGGTTTTTGTTGTCCGCCGCGTCAGCGGCCCTGGGCATGCTGACCAAAGAGGAGGCCTTCACCCTCCCGGCCGCCCTTGTCCTGATAGAATCGTTATTTTTCAGGCCTCCCGCCGGTGAGAAAACGTCCGGCCTGAAACGGGGACTGCCGCCCCGGATCTATCTCGGGGGAATGTTCCTGCTGGGGTTCCTGCTCATGGCGGTCCTGTCCTTCAACATCCCGGCCATGCTGCTGGAAGACCGGCATCTCGGGATCACCAGCGGCAAATACCTGCTGACCCAGTTCCGGGTGGTCATGGTGTACCTGGGGCTGTTGTTCTTCCCGGCCGGACAGAACCTCGATTATGATTTTCCCCTGTCAACCACCCTGTGGGACGCGCCGACGCTGTTCAGTCTCGCCGGACTGCTCGCCCTGCTTGCGGCAGGCCTCGCGCTGGCCCGCAGGCATCCGCTGGCCGGATTCGGCATCCTCTGGTTTTTCCTGACCCTTTCGGTGACATCCAGTTTCGTCCCGATCCGGGACGTGATTTTCGAACACCGGCTGTATCTGCCTTCTGTTGGATTTGTGACAGCCCTCTGCGCGTCGGTTCTTTCACTCCCCGGGAACCGGCGCGCCGGCGTCATGGCGCTGATCGCTGTGATCGCGGTTTTTTCGACCTTGACATACCGGCGGAACGCGGTGTGGGCCGATGATGTGATGTTGTGGGAAGACACGGTCCAAAAATCTCCCGCAAAGTCGAGGCCGCACGCCAACTTGGGCATGGCCTACGCAAACCGGGGACAATACGACAAAGCGGTCGCCGAATACCACCGGGCTCTGGAGTTGGACAGCGGCAGGGACAAACGCGTGACCGCGCAAATCCACGTGAATCTGGCAGGCGTTTATGGGGCGCTCGGACGTTATCAGGACATGATTTCCATCTGCCGGAAATCCGTCGAATTCCTTCCGAAAAACGCCCAGGCTTACAGCCATCTGGCGTATGCCCATCTCATGACA
This window encodes:
- a CDS encoding tetratricopeptide repeat protein, whose protein sequence is MIFSKNASGAPRPRRGIIARDPENSLDGPGAGAYNGENRPEPFPMPVFKKTAVFPVLLAGLCLWGALIYSNTLRAPFVFDDYEFIVRNPSIRGADGVGHLWEQPLYRKRFVAFASFAMNYRLHGYDVTGYHLVNLAAHGLTALSVVWFLLLLFRTPRLQRDPIFENRHAIALLGGWLFVSHPVQTETVTYISQRFTGLAALLYLLSACCYLKGRLSAHHPPGSRGWFLLSAASAALGMLTKEEAFTLPAALVLIESLFFRPPAGEKTSGLKRGLPPRIYLGGMFLLGFLLMAVLSFNIPAMLLEDRHLGITSGKYLLTQFRVVMVYLGLLFFPAGQNLDYDFPLSTTLWDAPTLFSLAGLLALLAAGLALARRHPLAGFGILWFFLTLSVTSSFVPIRDVIFEHRLYLPSVGFVTALCASVLSLPGNRRAGVMALIAVIAVFSTLTYRRNAVWADDVMLWEDTVQKSPAKSRPHANLGMAYANRGQYDKAVAEYHRALELDSGRDKRVTAQIHVNLAGVYGALGRYQDMISICRKSVEFLPKNAQAYSHLAYAHLMTGDHPNALRAGEEAVKIAPKFDEALNTLGAAHAAEGRYDMAMEFFERALRANPSYAPALENLNKARALTGN